A genomic region of Micromonospora sp. NBRC 110009 contains the following coding sequences:
- a CDS encoding glycosyltransferase family 9 protein, with protein MAAPSVLGPVGERVPEVARIAVLRANALGDFIFILPALEALRAAYPDAEIVLLGAPWHAKLWRDRPGPVDRVLVIPPAPGIRDPVPDEPPADLAGFLAAARAERFDLALQLHGGGANSNPIVAALGARVTAGLRAEDAPPLDRWLRYVYYQHEVIRYLEAVALVGAPATTITPALPVIDADRVEARKVLGEPTGRRVALHPGATDTRRRWPPERFGEVARALAGDGYEVLVTGTPAEQETVAEVVAAAGVPVRPQVGTLSLGGLAACFEGCSVVISNDTGPLHLAAAVGAPTVGVYWVGNLINGASPLRARHRPIASWTTHCPVCGVDCTPGIYPHRPGSGDCPHRDSFVADVPVIEVVEAARELLAE; from the coding sequence GTGGCCGCCCCGTCCGTGCTCGGCCCGGTGGGCGAGCGCGTACCCGAGGTGGCACGGATCGCCGTGCTGCGGGCGAACGCGCTCGGCGACTTCATCTTCATCCTGCCGGCGCTGGAGGCGCTGCGGGCCGCGTACCCCGATGCGGAGATCGTGCTGCTCGGCGCACCGTGGCACGCGAAGCTCTGGCGCGACCGGCCGGGCCCGGTGGACCGGGTGCTGGTGATCCCGCCCGCGCCGGGGATCCGTGACCCGGTCCCGGACGAGCCCCCGGCCGACCTGGCGGGCTTCCTGGCGGCGGCCCGGGCGGAACGCTTCGACCTGGCGTTGCAGCTGCACGGCGGCGGCGCCAACTCCAACCCGATCGTCGCCGCGCTGGGCGCCCGGGTCACCGCCGGCCTGCGGGCCGAGGACGCGCCGCCGCTGGACCGCTGGCTGCGGTACGTGTACTACCAGCACGAGGTGATCCGCTACCTGGAGGCGGTGGCCCTGGTCGGCGCGCCCGCCACCACGATCACCCCCGCCCTGCCGGTGATCGACGCCGACCGGGTCGAGGCCCGAAAGGTGCTGGGCGAGCCGACCGGGCGCCGGGTGGCGCTGCACCCGGGCGCGACCGACACCCGCCGGCGCTGGCCGCCGGAGCGGTTCGGCGAGGTCGCCCGCGCGCTGGCCGGCGACGGGTACGAGGTGCTGGTCACCGGCACGCCGGCCGAGCAGGAGACGGTCGCCGAGGTGGTCGCGGCGGCCGGCGTGCCGGTCCGCCCGCAGGTCGGCACGCTCAGCCTCGGCGGGCTGGCCGCCTGTTTCGAGGGCTGCTCGGTGGTGATCTCCAACGACACCGGACCGCTGCACCTGGCCGCCGCGGTCGGCGCCCCGACGGTCGGCGTCTACTGGGTCGGCAACCTGATCAACGGGGCGTCGCCGCTGCGCGCCCGGCACCGGCCGATCGCCTCCTGGACCACCCACTGCCCCGTCTGCGGCGTCGACTGCACCCCCGGCATCTACCCGCACCGCCCGGGCAGCGGCGACTGCCCGCACCGGGACTCCTTCGTCGCCGACGTGCCGGTGATCGAGGTGGTCGAGGCCGCCCGCGAACTGCTCGCCGAGTAA
- a CDS encoding pyridoxamine 5'-phosphate oxidase family protein: MVNGRGRSHVTTQEITTAEELTELLGTPKQRARDKERQVLHARDREWLAASPFCLVATADADGGCDVSPKGDPPGFTLVLDDTTIAIPERPGNRRADGYRNILANPHVGLIYLIPGRTDTLRINGRARLVRDAPWFDDMVVRGHRPVLAVEVAIEQIFYHCAKAFLRSELWQPGTWRPDALPSRARLVKEVEAPTENLADLERHYGPDYAKTIYV, translated from the coding sequence ATGGTCAACGGACGGGGGAGGTCGCACGTGACGACGCAGGAGATCACCACGGCGGAGGAGCTCACCGAACTGCTGGGTACGCCGAAGCAGCGGGCCCGCGACAAGGAACGCCAGGTGCTGCACGCCCGGGACCGGGAGTGGCTGGCCGCCTCGCCGTTCTGCCTGGTCGCCACCGCCGACGCGGACGGCGGCTGCGACGTCTCCCCCAAGGGCGACCCGCCCGGCTTCACCCTGGTGCTGGACGACACGACCATCGCCATCCCGGAGCGGCCCGGCAACCGGCGGGCCGACGGCTACCGCAACATCCTGGCCAACCCGCACGTCGGGCTGATCTATCTGATCCCGGGACGCACCGACACGCTGCGGATCAACGGCCGGGCCCGGCTGGTCCGGGACGCGCCGTGGTTCGACGACATGGTGGTCCGCGGGCACCGCCCGGTGCTGGCGGTCGAGGTCGCGATCGAGCAGATCTTCTACCACTGCGCGAAGGCGTTCCTCCGCTCCGAGCTGTGGCAGCCGGGCACCTGGCGACCGGACGCCCTGCCGTCCCGGGCGCGGCTGGTCAAGGAGGTCGAGGCGCCGACGGAGAACCTCGCCGACCTCGAACGCCACTACGGCCCGGACTACGCGAAAACCATCTACGTCTGA
- a CDS encoding RNA polymerase sigma factor, whose amino-acid sequence MQVADDVLIRESIREPERFAPIFDRHAAAVHRYLARRIGAPADDLLAETFLVAFRRRASYQPMQLDVRPWLFGIATNVLRRHVRQEERRFGALARAWLLETASHADDPSDDRLDAQALRSELAAALAGLKPPDRDVLLLLAWAQLSYVEIAAALDIPLGTVRSRINRARRLTRAALSSLQEDR is encoded by the coding sequence ATGCAGGTCGCCGACGACGTGCTGATCCGCGAGTCGATACGAGAACCGGAACGGTTCGCGCCGATCTTCGACCGACACGCCGCCGCCGTGCATCGCTACCTGGCCCGCAGGATCGGAGCGCCAGCAGACGATCTGCTGGCCGAGACGTTCCTGGTCGCGTTCCGGCGGCGAGCTTCGTACCAACCGATGCAGCTCGACGTGCGACCGTGGCTGTTCGGCATCGCCACCAACGTTCTGCGCCGGCACGTGCGCCAGGAGGAACGCCGATTCGGGGCGCTCGCCCGGGCCTGGCTCCTCGAGACCGCCTCGCACGCTGACGACCCGTCCGACGACCGGCTGGATGCCCAGGCACTGCGGTCCGAGCTGGCCGCGGCACTGGCGGGGTTGAAGCCCCCGGACCGGGACGTCCTGCTGCTGCTGGCGTGGGCCCAGCTCTCGTACGTCGAGATCGCCGCCGCGCTCGACATCCCGCTCGGAACCGTGCGCTCACGGATCAACCGAGCCCGCCGTCTCACCCGTGCTGCATTGAGTTCGCTCCAGGAGGACCGATGA
- a CDS encoding Hsp20/alpha crystallin family protein: MTEHSSGRGWRGRQQGWDPMGELQSLRSELSRLVGGRSGSPDVELTEVADGWEVVVRLPGVAPEEVAVELDDRELCVRARSEAEVNADQGIPGGFETRGFEYRVDLPSRVDPDRIDALMDHGLLRVRLPRAARPTPRTITVGRTGPRAATGGTRILADPAADRELHHPDTTVDEIDRP; the protein is encoded by the coding sequence ATGACGGAACACAGCAGTGGTCGGGGTTGGCGCGGGCGCCAGCAGGGCTGGGACCCGATGGGTGAGCTCCAGTCGCTGCGTTCCGAGCTGAGCCGCCTGGTCGGTGGCCGCTCCGGCAGCCCCGACGTCGAACTGACCGAGGTCGCCGACGGCTGGGAGGTGGTCGTGCGGCTGCCCGGCGTCGCGCCGGAGGAGGTCGCCGTCGAGCTGGACGACCGGGAGCTGTGCGTACGGGCCCGGTCGGAGGCCGAGGTCAACGCCGACCAGGGCATCCCGGGCGGGTTCGAGACGCGCGGCTTCGAGTACCGGGTGGACCTGCCGTCCCGGGTGGACCCCGACCGGATCGACGCGTTGATGGACCACGGCCTGCTCCGGGTACGCCTGCCCCGGGCGGCCCGCCCCACGCCGCGCACCATCACCGTCGGGCGCACCGGCCCGCGCGCCGCCACCGGCGGTACGCGGATCCTGGCCGACCCCGCCGCGGACCGGGAGCTGCACCACCCGGACACCACGGTCGACGAGATCGACCGGCCGTAG
- a CDS encoding glycosyltransferase family 2 protein: MNRPLDLGTPDRFRRPRPVDVLIPTRNRPAELAVTLSGLAAQEGVPEFGVVVSDQSDDGPAYAHPAAATMVRALRHRGHPVLLTRRLPRRGLAEHRAYLLGQSAARYVLCLDDDVWLEPGALARLVTAIRELGCGFVGNAVHGLSYAEDVRPEVHVHYEEWQGPPVPERIRPGTPEWQRAAIHPAANVLHVTEKLRLPAGAWRAYKVSWIGGCVLYDRAKLLDSGGFEFWRRVREQHQGEDVAAQITVLERHGGAGVLPSGAYHLESPTTVTERQVEAWEAVLTDQPSPA, encoded by the coding sequence GTGAACCGACCGCTCGACCTCGGCACCCCCGACCGGTTCCGCCGACCGCGGCCGGTGGACGTGCTGATCCCCACCCGCAACCGCCCGGCCGAACTGGCGGTGACCCTGTCCGGGCTGGCCGCCCAGGAGGGCGTACCCGAATTCGGGGTGGTGGTGAGCGACCAGTCCGACGACGGTCCGGCGTACGCCCACCCGGCGGCGGCCACCATGGTCCGGGCGCTGCGCCACCGGGGCCACCCGGTGCTGCTGACCCGGCGGCTGCCCCGGCGTGGCCTGGCCGAGCACCGGGCGTACCTGCTCGGCCAGTCGGCGGCCCGGTACGTGCTCTGCCTCGACGACGACGTCTGGCTGGAACCGGGTGCCCTGGCCCGGCTGGTCACCGCGATCCGGGAACTGGGCTGCGGCTTCGTCGGCAACGCCGTGCACGGCCTCTCCTACGCCGAGGACGTCCGGCCGGAGGTGCACGTCCACTACGAGGAGTGGCAGGGCCCTCCGGTCCCCGAGCGGATCCGGCCGGGCACGCCGGAGTGGCAGCGGGCGGCCATCCACCCGGCGGCCAACGTCCTGCACGTCACCGAGAAGCTGCGGCTGCCGGCCGGGGCCTGGCGGGCGTACAAGGTCTCCTGGATCGGCGGGTGCGTGCTCTACGACCGGGCGAAGCTGCTCGACTCCGGCGGCTTCGAGTTCTGGCGCCGGGTGCGGGAGCAGCACCAGGGCGAGGACGTGGCCGCGCAGATCACGGTGCTGGAGCGGCACGGCGGCGCGGGCGTGCTGCCCAGCGGGGCGTACCACCTGGAGTCGCCGACGACGGTCACCGAACGGCAGGTGGAGGCCTGGGAGGCGGTCCTCACCGACCAGCCCTCCCCGGCCTGA
- the rfaE2 gene encoding D-glycero-beta-D-manno-heptose 1-phosphate adenylyltransferase yields MAGAAAEERRLATVVESWQGRPVLIIGDAMLDEWRFAESERLCREAPAPVLTLRRRISAAGGAANTAVNVSALGGRAALVAPVGADVAGDELHDCLDRAGVWDRTVNQPGRPTPVKRRMLAGNQILLREDSGDPDDALADDGVARLLTALHCATEELRAAAPGQPLTLVVCDYGLGALPPAVRAWLVANRDRYATVALDAHDLADWRGLNPTVVTPSFAEAARLLARAAAGFGGTTRTGAPGTTAGDLHLDHPADPTDGPSELVVGAAPGGAGERTPGSPHPTSGAPSTDRTGASAGPTGEPTPGEERVALTGDGLSVTGIGVTVNATAGEGVDRAVLAQARLAELRAHTGADVVAVTLDTEGAVVGGADGKPRRSHSTPVPASHAVGAGDAYLAAMTLALAAAASLPTAAQLAQLAATITVSDTGTCVCRQEDLLDALGTGPDEADHPTLIGAEELTAIVAEHRRAGRSIVFTNGCFDVLHPGHVRYLTQARALGDLLVVAVNSDGSVRRLKGPDRPVNPVEDRAALLAALECVDHVVVFEEDSPAALIEMVRPDVYVKGGDYPPEMVPEAPLVRRLGGQVRTLGYVPDRSTSAIIDRIRAQSVTPTVGEGTGRPA; encoded by the coding sequence ATGGCAGGAGCAGCAGCCGAAGAACGTCGGCTCGCCACCGTGGTGGAGAGCTGGCAGGGGCGTCCCGTGCTGATCATCGGCGACGCCATGCTGGACGAGTGGCGCTTCGCGGAGTCCGAGCGGCTCTGCCGGGAGGCGCCCGCCCCCGTGCTCACCCTGCGCCGGCGCATCTCCGCGGCCGGCGGCGCGGCGAACACCGCCGTCAACGTGTCCGCCCTCGGCGGCCGGGCCGCGCTGGTGGCCCCGGTCGGCGCCGACGTGGCCGGCGACGAACTGCACGACTGTCTCGACCGCGCCGGGGTCTGGGACCGCACGGTCAACCAGCCCGGCCGGCCGACCCCGGTCAAGCGGCGGATGCTCGCCGGCAACCAGATCCTGCTCCGCGAGGACTCGGGCGACCCGGACGACGCGCTCGCCGACGACGGGGTGGCCCGGCTGCTCACCGCGCTGCACTGCGCCACCGAGGAGCTGCGGGCCGCCGCGCCGGGACAACCGCTCACCCTGGTCGTCTGCGACTACGGCCTGGGCGCGCTGCCCCCGGCCGTGCGGGCCTGGCTGGTCGCCAACCGGGACCGCTACGCCACCGTCGCCCTCGACGCGCACGACCTGGCCGACTGGCGCGGCCTGAACCCCACCGTGGTCACCCCGAGCTTCGCCGAGGCGGCCCGCCTGCTGGCCCGGGCGGCGGCCGGCTTCGGCGGCACCACCCGGACCGGCGCGCCCGGCACCACCGCCGGTGACCTGCACCTGGACCACCCGGCCGACCCGACCGACGGGCCGTCCGAGCTCGTCGTCGGCGCGGCGCCCGGCGGGGCCGGCGAGCGGACCCCGGGCAGTCCGCACCCCACCTCCGGCGCGCCCTCGACCGACCGCACCGGCGCGTCCGCCGGGCCGACCGGCGAGCCGACGCCCGGCGAGGAGCGGGTCGCGCTGACCGGCGACGGGCTCAGCGTGACCGGCATCGGCGTGACCGTGAACGCCACCGCCGGTGAGGGCGTCGACCGGGCCGTGCTGGCCCAGGCGCGCCTGGCCGAACTGCGCGCGCACACCGGCGCGGACGTGGTGGCGGTGACCCTGGACACCGAGGGGGCGGTCGTCGGCGGGGCCGACGGCAAGCCCCGGCGCAGCCACAGCACCCCGGTCCCGGCCAGCCACGCCGTCGGCGCCGGGGACGCGTACCTGGCGGCGATGACCCTGGCCCTGGCCGCGGCGGCGAGCCTGCCGACCGCCGCCCAGCTCGCGCAGCTCGCCGCCACCATCACCGTCTCCGACACCGGAACCTGCGTGTGCCGGCAGGAGGACCTGCTCGACGCGCTGGGCACCGGGCCGGACGAGGCCGACCACCCGACCCTGATCGGCGCCGAGGAGCTGACCGCGATCGTCGCGGAGCACCGCCGCGCCGGCCGCTCCATCGTCTTCACCAACGGCTGCTTCGACGTGCTGCACCCCGGGCACGTCCGCTACCTGACCCAGGCCCGGGCGCTCGGTGACCTGCTGGTCGTGGCGGTCAACTCGGACGGCAGCGTCCGCCGGCTCAAGGGGCCGGACCGGCCGGTCAACCCGGTCGAGGACCGGGCCGCGCTGCTCGCCGCCCTGGAATGCGTCGACCACGTGGTGGTCTTCGAGGAGGACTCCCCGGCGGCCCTGATCGAGATGGTCCGTCCGGACGTCTACGTCAAGGGCGGCGACTACCCGCCCGAGATGGTCCCGGAGGCGCCGCTGGTCCGCCGGCTCGGCGGGCAGGTCCGCACCCTCGGGTACGTGCCGGACCGCTCCACCTCGGCGATCATCGACCGGATCCGGGCGCAGTCGGTCACCCCGACCGTCGGTGAGGGGACGGGCAGGCCCGCGTGA
- a CDS encoding DUF2231 domain-containing protein: MESRLKVLGHPVHPMLVMFPVALLVTAVIFDVVDTVGGPDFLGEVAYWNITVGLIGGLLAAVAGSFDLLALPTGTRAKRVGLTHAAANVAVILLFAAVWVVRLNADSRAAGGALIAIEVVAVAILGVSAWLGGELVDRLGVGVDPEHDLNAPSSLRPPSAHQRIGDVR, from the coding sequence ATGGAGAGCCGACTGAAGGTGCTCGGCCATCCCGTGCACCCGATGCTGGTGATGTTTCCCGTCGCGCTCCTGGTCACCGCGGTCATCTTCGACGTGGTCGACACGGTGGGCGGGCCGGACTTCCTGGGCGAGGTCGCGTACTGGAACATCACGGTCGGTCTGATCGGCGGTCTGCTGGCCGCGGTGGCCGGCTCGTTCGACCTGCTCGCCCTGCCCACGGGCACCCGCGCCAAGCGGGTCGGGCTCACCCACGCCGCCGCCAACGTCGCGGTGATCCTGCTCTTCGCCGCGGTCTGGGTGGTCCGGCTCAACGCCGACTCCCGGGCCGCCGGGGGCGCCCTGATCGCCATCGAGGTGGTCGCCGTGGCGATCCTCGGCGTCAGCGCCTGGCTCGGCGGCGAGCTGGTCGACCGGCTCGGCGTCGGCGTGGACCCGGAGCACGACCTGAACGCCCCGAGTTCGCTGCGACCCCCCTCGGCTCACCAGCGGATCGGAGACGTGCGATGA